From Domibacillus sp. DTU_2020_1001157_1_SI_ALB_TIR_016, a single genomic window includes:
- a CDS encoding membrane-spanning protein, producing the protein MSIEHTKKNFLDGDGLKKKVILFLSITFAVLVTVVVIRDMLNGNFSTWPAGLGMIFCSALPIFLLFLKKHPFNLPLIISYYLFLFFTLFLGAVLKFYDRFLWWDTMLHFFGGSFSGFIGTAIYNFLLPKRLQRGVSRWMIFLFALSFSVTISVLWESAEFAGTVIGFLQGESNKDTMKDMMAALTGALIVARYAGLRKKSS; encoded by the coding sequence ATGTCTATTGAGCATACTAAGAAAAACTTTTTAGATGGTGATGGCTTGAAAAAGAAAGTTATTTTGTTTCTAAGTATCACATTTGCTGTCCTAGTAACAGTAGTGGTGATTCGAGACATGTTAAATGGAAATTTCTCTACCTGGCCGGCCGGACTTGGTATGATTTTTTGCAGTGCGCTGCCTATTTTCCTTTTATTTTTAAAAAAGCATCCTTTTAACCTGCCTTTGATTATCAGCTACTATCTTTTCTTATTTTTTACGCTTTTTTTGGGAGCCGTCCTAAAATTTTATGATCGCTTTTTATGGTGGGATACAATGCTTCATTTCTTTGGAGGTTCCTTTTCAGGCTTCATTGGCACAGCGATTTACAATTTTCTTCTGCCAAAGAGGTTACAAAGAGGAGTTTCGCGATGGATGATCTTTTTGTTTGCTTTATCATTTTCAGTAACGATCAGTGTTCTGTGGGAAAGCGCTGAGTTTGCCGGGACTGTTATAGGTTTTTTGCAAGGAGAAAGCAATAAGGATACGATGAAAGATATGATGGCTGCTTTAACGGGAGCACTAATCGTAGCTAGATATGCAGGGCTTAGAAAAAAGTCCAGCTGA
- a CDS encoding YjcZ family sporulation protein, with protein MGFFGGYGGGYGGYGGYECCGGSNGGNGGGFALIVVLFILLIIIGASFKRGYEC; from the coding sequence ATGGGTTTCTTCGGCGGTTACGGCGGCGGCTACGGCGGCTACGGTGGATATGAGTGCTGTGGCGGTTCTAACGGTGGCAACGGCGGCGGCTTTGCGCTAATTGTAGTATTGTTCATTCTCCTTATCATTATTGGCGCTTCATTCAAACGCGGTTACGAGTGCTAA
- a CDS encoding aspartyl-phosphate phosphatase Spo0E family protein, with product MTYSQGALCDLLARINNLRQRMITAGLQHGLNSPETLRYSEQLDELILQYQLQNRQVNF from the coding sequence ATGACCTACAGCCAAGGAGCACTTTGTGACTTGCTTGCCCGCATTAATAACCTTCGACAACGTATGATTACTGCTGGGCTGCAACATGGTCTTAATAGCCCTGAAACATTGCGGTATAGTGAACAGTTAGATGAGCTGATTCTTCAATATCAACTTCAAAATAGACAAGTAAATTTTTAG
- the purF gene encoding amidophosphoribosyltransferase yields MASEMKEKCGVFGVFNHPKAADLTYYGLHALQHRGQESAGIVVSDGKTFKHHRGMGLVTQVFSRDILDGMSGNMAIGHVRYSTSGESLLQNAQPLVFKYSGGDLAVAHNGNLVNARIERNVLQQQGSIFQTTTDTEIIAHLIARSSKNGFEEAAPDILTRIDGSFALLIMTEKQMLIALDRHGLRPLSLGRIGEAVIAASETCALNAVNAEFWRDVEPGEWLLIDENGVRTGRFAPKSELSLCSFEFVYFARPDSVIHGRSILSIRKELGKILAKEHPIQADVVVAVPDSSIPAAIGFAQELGVPYEMGLIKNPYVGRSFIEPTQELRELAVRLKLSAVQEILEGKRVVLVDDSIVRGTTSKRIVQLIRQAGAKEVHVRISSPMVRNPCFYGVDMPTKEELFANRLEHEEAMGEAIGADTLAFLSTEGLLKAVDVNLAETSNRCIACFSGAYPTNLYLK; encoded by the coding sequence ATGGCTTCAGAAATGAAGGAAAAATGCGGGGTATTTGGCGTGTTCAATCACCCTAAAGCAGCCGATTTAACATATTACGGACTTCACGCCCTTCAGCACCGGGGCCAGGAGAGTGCAGGAATCGTGGTTAGCGATGGCAAGACTTTTAAACACCACCGCGGGATGGGATTGGTTACCCAGGTGTTTTCGCGTGATATTCTCGATGGGATGAGCGGGAATATGGCTATTGGCCACGTTCGTTATTCAACCTCTGGGGAAAGCTTACTGCAAAACGCACAGCCTCTCGTTTTTAAATATAGCGGAGGCGATCTGGCTGTGGCTCATAACGGCAATTTGGTAAATGCAAGGATAGAACGAAATGTGTTGCAGCAGCAGGGAAGCATCTTTCAAACAACAACTGATACAGAAATCATCGCCCACCTTATTGCCCGTTCCAGTAAAAACGGGTTTGAGGAGGCAGCTCCTGATATTCTTACACGAATCGATGGGTCTTTCGCTTTGCTTATTATGACAGAAAAACAGATGCTCATTGCGCTGGATCGTCATGGATTGCGCCCTCTCAGCCTTGGAAGGATCGGTGAAGCGGTCATTGCTGCTTCAGAAACATGTGCTTTAAATGCTGTTAATGCTGAGTTCTGGCGGGACGTGGAGCCGGGAGAATGGCTTCTTATTGACGAAAATGGCGTTCGAACCGGACGATTCGCTCCGAAAAGTGAGTTATCTCTTTGTTCTTTTGAGTTTGTTTATTTTGCCCGGCCTGATAGTGTTATACATGGAAGAAGCATTTTGTCAATCCGAAAAGAATTAGGGAAAATTTTAGCAAAGGAACATCCTATACAAGCAGACGTGGTAGTCGCTGTTCCCGATTCTAGCATACCGGCAGCTATTGGTTTCGCCCAAGAATTAGGGGTCCCTTATGAGATGGGTCTGATCAAAAATCCATATGTCGGCCGTTCATTTATAGAGCCTACCCAGGAATTGCGGGAATTGGCTGTTCGCCTTAAACTGAGTGCCGTTCAAGAAATTCTTGAAGGAAAAAGAGTGGTGCTTGTGGATGATTCGATTGTAAGAGGAACAACCAGTAAACGAATTGTCCAGTTGATTCGGCAAGCTGGAGCCAAAGAAGTTCATGTACGCATTAGTTCACCGATGGTTCGCAATCCTTGTTTTTATGGAGTTGATATGCCGACAAAAGAGGAGTTATTTGCCAATAGACTAGAGCATGAGGAAGCAATGGGCGAAGCGATTGGAGCGGATACTTTAGCTTTTTTAAGTACGGAAGGTTTGTTAAAAGCAGTGGATGTGAACCTGGCAGAAACCAGCAATCGTTGTATAGCTTGTTTCAGCGGGGCTTATCCGACCAATTTATACTTGAAGTGA